A part of Paenibacillus sp. 481 genomic DNA contains:
- the sucC gene encoding ADP-forming succinate--CoA ligase subunit beta: MNIHEYQGKEVLKQYGVVVPNGKVAFTADEAVEAAKELGTPIVVIKAQIHAGGRGKAGGVKIAKSLDDVRTYAQELLGKVLVTHQTGPEGKEIKRLLVEQGCDIKKEYYVGVVVDRATGSVVMMASEEGGTEIEEVAEATPEKIFKEVVDPAVGLQAFQARKLAYAINIPTELVNKTVKFMLALYQAFVDKDCSIAEINPLVVTGDGQIMALDAKLNFDSNALYRHKDILELRDLDEEDEKEIEASKFDLSYIALDGNIGCMVNGAGLAMATMDIIKYYGGEPANFLDVGGGATTEKVTEAFKIILSDENVKGIFVNIFGGIMRCDVIANGVVEAAKQIGLDRPLVVRLEGTNVEIGKRILNESGLNIVAADSMADGAQKIVALVQ; this comes from the coding sequence ATGAATATTCATGAGTATCAAGGCAAAGAAGTATTGAAGCAATACGGCGTTGTCGTTCCGAATGGTAAAGTTGCTTTTACAGCGGATGAAGCAGTGGAAGCTGCTAAAGAATTAGGTACACCTATCGTAGTCATTAAAGCTCAGATCCATGCAGGCGGACGCGGTAAAGCTGGCGGTGTTAAAATCGCTAAAAGCTTGGATGATGTGCGTACATACGCGCAAGAGTTGCTTGGAAAGGTGCTTGTAACTCATCAAACAGGCCCAGAAGGCAAAGAAATTAAGCGCTTGCTCGTTGAACAGGGCTGTGACATTAAGAAAGAATATTATGTCGGTGTCGTTGTTGACCGTGCAACAGGTAGCGTTGTTATGATGGCGTCTGAAGAAGGCGGCACGGAAATCGAAGAAGTAGCAGAAGCAACGCCGGAGAAAATTTTCAAGGAAGTCGTTGATCCAGCTGTTGGTTTGCAAGCTTTCCAAGCACGCAAATTGGCATATGCGATTAACATTCCTACTGAATTGGTCAACAAAACGGTTAAATTTATGCTTGCTCTGTACCAAGCTTTTGTAGACAAAGATTGCTCCATTGCAGAAATTAATCCGCTCGTCGTAACAGGCGACGGTCAAATTATGGCGCTTGATGCAAAGCTTAACTTCGACTCCAATGCTTTATATCGTCATAAAGACATTCTCGAGCTGCGTGATTTGGATGAGGAAGACGAGAAGGAAATCGAAGCGTCTAAATTTGATTTGAGCTATATCGCACTTGATGGCAACATCGGTTGCATGGTTAACGGTGCTGGACTAGCTATGGCTACAATGGACATTATTAAATATTATGGCGGCGAACCGGCTAACTTCCTCGACGTAGGGGGCGGTGCGACGACAGAGAAAGTAACGGAAGCATTTAAAATTATTTTGTCCGATGAAAATGTAAAAGGTATTTTCGTAAATATTTTCGGTGGCATTATGCGCTGTGACGTTATTGCAAACGGTGTCGTTGAAGCTGCGAAGCAAATCGGCTTGGATCGTCCATTGGTCGTTCGTCTTGAAGGTACGAATGTCGAAATCGGCAAACGTATTTTGAACGAGTCGGGCTTGAACATCGTAGCTGCTGATTCGATGGCAGACGGTGCGCAGAAGATTGTTGCATTGGTTCAATAA
- the dprA gene encoding DNA-processing protein DprA, giving the protein MSEWTERELLFGLHETEGIGWHTIQMLSERVGFANLSAWLNRPAADWIHIGIKPAQAAKLAQQYDADRLAARLHITQQQGIEWITMLDHTYPELLKQTHEPPWIMYGRGNWDVLRQPCVAIVGTRTPTVYGKTIAYQLSEQLAEAGITVVSGLARGIDGSSHEGAIKKGMTVAVLGTPLDRVYPPEHRSLFHAIAEGGLVVSEYPLGTRSHPGLFPRRNRIIAGLALGTVVVEAAVKSGALITADLALDASREVFAVPGPVTSPKSEGTFYLLQQGAKPVACAADIIEEFASWLTTLPLPYNNGTVATSALEPLLEEEATIVQLLSLRSLTFDELLAQSGLPFAKLHQTLLSLQLKKRIREAPGAQYCSEWM; this is encoded by the coding sequence ATGAGCGAATGGACAGAGCGCGAGCTATTGTTCGGTCTTCATGAGACAGAAGGAATTGGTTGGCATACGATCCAGATGCTGAGCGAACGAGTCGGATTTGCGAATTTATCAGCTTGGTTGAATCGACCCGCTGCGGATTGGATACATATAGGTATTAAGCCTGCCCAAGCAGCAAAGCTTGCGCAGCAGTATGATGCAGATAGGTTAGCTGCTCGACTGCATATAACGCAACAGCAAGGAATCGAATGGATAACGATGCTCGATCATACGTATCCTGAACTTCTGAAACAAACACACGAACCACCATGGATTATGTATGGTCGTGGCAACTGGGATGTTCTTCGTCAACCTTGTGTGGCGATTGTAGGAACGCGCACGCCTACTGTATACGGTAAGACCATTGCTTATCAACTGTCAGAGCAGCTTGCAGAAGCGGGTATAACGGTCGTAAGTGGACTGGCAAGGGGAATTGACGGATCCAGTCATGAAGGCGCTATCAAGAAGGGGATGACCGTAGCTGTTCTTGGAACTCCCTTGGATCGCGTTTATCCGCCAGAGCATCGCTCGCTCTTTCACGCGATTGCTGAGGGCGGCTTAGTTGTCAGTGAATACCCACTTGGTACGCGATCGCATCCAGGTTTATTTCCACGCCGTAATCGAATTATTGCAGGGTTGGCGTTAGGAACGGTCGTCGTAGAAGCAGCGGTAAAGAGCGGGGCACTTATTACGGCTGACCTTGCTTTAGATGCGTCACGCGAAGTTTTTGCTGTACCGGGACCTGTTACATCGCCTAAGTCTGAGGGTACTTTTTATTTATTACAACAAGGTGCCAAACCGGTAGCTTGCGCTGCGGATATAATTGAAGAGTTTGCAAGCTGGTTGACAACGCTACCTTTACCGTACAATAATGGAACGGTCGCCACTTCAGCGTTGGAACCGTTATTAGAAGAAGAGGCAACAATCGTTCAATTACTGTCTTTGCGTAGCTTAACGTTCGATGAGTTGCTCGCACAAAGCGGGCTACCATTTGCGAAACTGCATCAAACTTTGTTATCCTTACAATTAAAAAAACGGATCCGAGAAGCCCCAGGGGCTCAATATTGCTCGGAATGGATGTAA
- the hslU gene encoding ATP-dependent protease ATPase subunit HslU, producing the protein MKQQAWTPRQTVTELDKYIIGQKEAKRSVAVALRNRYRRSLLDESLQDEIVPKNILMIGPTGVGKTEIARRLAKLVNAPFVKVEATKFTEVGYVGRDVESMVRDLIETAIRMVKLERTEKVKDKAEELANERIIEILVPSSSKHKQQRNPFEMLFGNQNQTQPSDSSDSEQDFNVQEQRRKIRFELLSGKLESDTIEIDVEEASPNMFDMLAGQGNEQMGMNMQEMFGNLLPKRTKRRKLSIKEARKVLTQEEAAKLIDMDDVTQESVRRAEQTGIIFIDEIDKIASAGRGSGPDVSREGVQRDILPIVEGSTIMTKYGPVKTDYILFMAAGAFHIAKPSDLIPELQGRFPIRVELNSLTLEDFVSILTEPQNALTKQYVELLKTENLEVSFSPEAIREIAHIAATVNQNMENIGARRLHTILEKLLEDLSFEAPELTLDTFIITPEYVREKLAGIVQNRDLSQYIL; encoded by the coding sequence ATGAAACAACAGGCATGGACCCCGAGACAAACCGTAACGGAGCTGGATAAATACATTATTGGGCAAAAAGAGGCGAAACGTTCGGTAGCAGTCGCATTAAGAAATCGATATCGCCGCAGCTTACTTGATGAGTCACTGCAAGATGAAATCGTGCCAAAAAATATATTGATGATTGGACCTACAGGCGTCGGCAAAACGGAAATTGCTCGTCGTTTAGCTAAATTAGTTAACGCTCCGTTCGTTAAAGTAGAAGCGACTAAGTTTACAGAAGTCGGCTATGTTGGCCGTGATGTAGAGTCTATGGTTCGTGACTTGATCGAAACGGCGATTCGGATGGTAAAGCTTGAACGTACAGAGAAAGTGAAGGATAAGGCGGAAGAGCTAGCGAATGAGCGCATCATTGAAATCCTTGTTCCTTCATCATCTAAACACAAGCAACAGCGCAACCCGTTTGAAATGCTGTTCGGCAATCAAAATCAGACGCAGCCAAGCGATTCTTCTGATTCGGAACAAGATTTCAATGTGCAAGAACAACGTCGTAAGATACGCTTTGAGCTGCTATCCGGCAAGCTGGAGAGCGATACGATCGAAATTGACGTGGAAGAAGCGTCGCCTAACATGTTTGACATGCTAGCTGGACAAGGTAACGAGCAAATGGGTATGAATATGCAAGAAATGTTCGGGAACCTGCTTCCAAAGCGTACGAAAAGACGTAAGCTTTCGATTAAAGAAGCTCGTAAAGTATTAACACAAGAAGAAGCGGCTAAACTTATCGATATGGACGATGTCACTCAGGAGTCTGTGCGTCGAGCAGAGCAGACTGGCATCATCTTTATTGATGAGATTGATAAAATTGCGTCCGCTGGACGTGGCTCTGGTCCTGATGTATCACGTGAAGGCGTGCAGCGCGATATTTTACCGATCGTAGAGGGATCGACTATTATGACGAAATATGGCCCAGTTAAGACGGACTATATTTTGTTTATGGCAGCGGGAGCATTTCATATTGCTAAACCTTCAGACCTTATTCCAGAGTTGCAAGGAAGATTTCCAATTCGGGTTGAGCTGAACAGTTTGACGCTTGAAGACTTTGTTTCTATTTTAACAGAGCCGCAAAATGCATTGACGAAACAGTATGTGGAGCTGCTGAAGACCGAAAATTTGGAAGTGTCGTTTTCACCAGAGGCGATAAGAGAGATTGCTCATATTGCAGCGACGGTGAATCAAAATATGGAAAACATCGGAGCGCGTAGATTGCATACCATTTTGGAAAAATTGTTAGAGGATTTATCATTTGAAGCGCCAGAATTAACTCTTGATACGTTTATTATTACGCCTGAATATGTTCGGGAAAAATTAGCTGGAATTGTGCAAAACCGTGATTTAAGCCAGTATATTTTGTAA
- the trmFO gene encoding FADH(2)-oxidizing methylenetetrahydrofolate--tRNA-(uracil(54)-C(5))-methyltransferase TrmFO produces the protein MSMPRVTVIGAGLAGSEAAWQIAKQGIPVTLYEMRPVRQTPAHHTDKFAELVCSNSLRANGLTNAVGVLKEEMRIMDSLIMRAADKHAVPAGGALAVDRDGFSGEITNTLKDHPLIDVRTEEMENIPTDGITVIATGPLTSPSLSNGIKELMGEEYFYFYDAAAPIVDKDSIDMDKVYLASRYDKGEAAYLNCPMTEEEFNAFYEAITTAETAELKEFEKEIYFEGCMPIEVMMKRGKQTALFGPMKPVGLVDPRTGKTPHAVIQLRQDNAAGTLYNMVGFQTHLKWGEQKRVFQMIPGLENAEFVRFGVMHRNTFINSPKLLKTTYQFNGRDNLFFAGQMTGVEGYVESAASGLIAGLNAARFAAGQELLTFPQHSTLGSMAHYITTADFKHFQPMNANFGLFPPLEQRIRNKKEKNEALAQRALDAVRDYAGAHGYDVK, from the coding sequence ATGAGTATGCCGAGAGTAACAGTCATCGGCGCCGGCTTGGCTGGTAGTGAAGCAGCATGGCAAATCGCCAAACAGGGTATCCCTGTAACGTTATACGAAATGAGACCTGTGCGTCAGACACCGGCTCACCATACAGATAAATTCGCTGAATTAGTTTGCAGCAACTCGCTGCGTGCGAACGGACTTACAAATGCCGTTGGCGTTCTTAAAGAAGAGATGCGCATCATGGACTCGCTTATTATGCGGGCTGCTGATAAGCATGCTGTTCCAGCAGGTGGAGCGTTAGCGGTTGATCGCGACGGCTTCTCTGGCGAAATTACGAACACGCTGAAAGATCATCCTTTGATTGATGTGCGTACGGAAGAAATGGAAAACATTCCGACAGACGGTATTACCGTTATCGCAACAGGACCATTGACATCTCCGTCGCTGTCTAATGGCATTAAAGAGCTGATGGGCGAGGAATATTTCTATTTCTACGACGCAGCTGCGCCAATCGTCGACAAAGATTCAATCGACATGGATAAAGTATATTTGGCATCCCGCTATGATAAAGGGGAAGCTGCATATTTGAACTGCCCGATGACAGAAGAAGAGTTTAATGCATTTTACGAAGCAATAACTACGGCAGAAACAGCTGAGCTGAAGGAATTTGAAAAAGAAATTTACTTCGAAGGTTGTATGCCGATTGAAGTCATGATGAAGCGTGGCAAGCAGACGGCTCTGTTCGGGCCTATGAAGCCAGTAGGTCTAGTAGACCCTCGTACAGGTAAAACGCCTCACGCTGTCATCCAGTTGCGTCAGGACAATGCTGCAGGTACGCTATACAACATGGTAGGGTTCCAGACGCATCTCAAGTGGGGCGAGCAAAAACGGGTGTTTCAAATGATTCCAGGACTTGAGAATGCTGAATTCGTTCGCTTTGGAGTTATGCACCGCAACACGTTCATTAACTCACCGAAGCTATTGAAGACGACGTATCAGTTCAATGGACGTGACAACTTGTTCTTTGCTGGACAAATGACTGGTGTGGAAGGATACGTGGAGTCAGCTGCTTCAGGACTTATTGCAGGCTTGAACGCAGCTCGCTTTGCAGCAGGTCAGGAGCTACTGACGTTCCCGCAGCATTCGACGCTTGGAAGTATGGCGCATTATATTACAACGGCTGACTTCAAGCATTTTCAGCCAATGAACGCGAATTTTGGTTTGTTCCCGCCGTTAGAGCAACGGATTCGCAACAAAAAAGAGAAAAACGAAGCATTAGCACAGCGTGCGCTTGATGCCGTGCGTGATTACGCAGGCGCTCACGGATATGATGTGAAGTAA
- the flgB gene encoding flagellar basal body rod protein FlgB, with translation MNLLSGVHFNRLEGAVQASVARQNTIANNIANVDTPYFKRSDVEFEHILRQQMTGGTLQGTRTDERHFYIGANPMTPSSRIVRDETEAMNNNKNNVDMDREMSMQAENQLRYYTFVQQVNHHINMMKTSMDVRR, from the coding sequence GTGAATTTGTTGAGTGGCGTGCATTTTAATCGTTTAGAAGGTGCGGTTCAAGCATCCGTAGCGAGACAAAATACGATTGCGAACAATATCGCGAATGTGGATACACCTTACTTTAAACGCTCAGATGTGGAGTTTGAACATATACTGCGGCAGCAAATGACCGGAGGGACATTACAGGGAACAAGGACAGACGAACGCCATTTTTATATCGGAGCTAATCCGATGACTCCTAGTTCGCGAATTGTACGTGATGAGACGGAAGCAATGAACAATAACAAGAACAATGTCGATATGGACCGAGAAATGTCCATGCAAGCCGAAAATCAACTACGTTATTACACCTTTGTTCAACAAGTAAATCATCATATCAATATGATGAAAACATCTATGGACGTCAGGAGGTAG
- the topA gene encoding type I DNA topoisomerase, whose protein sequence is MADSLVIVESPTKAKTIGKYLGSKFIVKASMGHVRDLPKSQIGVEIENNFNPKYITIRGKGSVLKELKDACKKVKRVYLAADPDREGEAIAWHLAHALDLKEDESCRVVFNEITKQAVKDAFKTPRQINMDLVHAQQARRILDRLVGYKISPLLWKKVKKGLSAGRVQSVSVKMILDRENEIEAFIPEEYWSITAQLGTGKSAFDARFHSLDGVKKELANEDEVKAVLAAVGKHDFVVDEVKEKERLRHPSAPFTTSSLQQEAARKLNFRAAKTMSVAQQLYEGVELGKEGTVGLITYMRTDSTRISPTAQEESREYINDKYGANFVPETPRQYSKKAANAQDAHEAIRPTSIMRDPEQMKPFLSRDQFRLYKLIWERFVASQMTSAVLDTMTIDLKAGTVTFRANGSKVRFHGFMKVYVEGNDDGADEGDKLLPPLAIGDKLKQESIEPKQHFTQPPPRFTEARLVKTLEELGIGRPSTYAPTIETIQKRGYVAIEEKKFVPTELGELVIQQMEQFFPEILDVEFTAHMEEDLDHVEEGQQEWAKVLAEFYESFEKRLLVAEEEMKEVEIEDEVSDEICEKCGRHFVYKMGRFGKFLACSGFPDCRNTKPIVKDTGVGCPKCNEGKLVERRSKRGRIFYGCDRYPECDNVMWDKPSAKPCPACSSLMVEKRSKQGTKLQCTQCEHNEEVQEPDDE, encoded by the coding sequence ATGGCGGATTCACTAGTTATCGTCGAGTCGCCCACGAAGGCGAAGACGATAGGTAAGTACTTAGGCAGCAAATTTATTGTTAAAGCATCAATGGGCCATGTGCGAGACTTACCTAAAAGCCAAATTGGCGTTGAAATAGAAAATAACTTTAATCCGAAGTATATTACGATTCGGGGTAAAGGTTCAGTCCTTAAAGAATTAAAGGACGCTTGCAAGAAGGTAAAGCGCGTCTATCTCGCAGCTGACCCCGATCGCGAAGGGGAAGCCATTGCTTGGCATTTGGCTCATGCACTTGATTTGAAAGAAGACGAATCATGCCGCGTCGTATTTAACGAAATTACGAAGCAAGCGGTGAAGGATGCGTTTAAAACACCGCGTCAAATTAATATGGACCTCGTGCATGCACAGCAAGCGAGACGTATCCTTGACCGTTTGGTCGGTTATAAGATAAGTCCGCTGCTGTGGAAAAAGGTCAAGAAAGGCCTGTCAGCTGGCCGTGTACAATCGGTGTCCGTTAAGATGATCTTGGACCGTGAGAACGAAATCGAAGCTTTCATTCCAGAGGAATATTGGTCGATTACAGCACAGCTCGGTACAGGCAAGTCGGCTTTCGATGCTCGTTTTCATTCTTTAGATGGCGTGAAAAAGGAATTGGCAAACGAAGACGAAGTTAAAGCTGTATTGGCAGCAGTCGGCAAGCATGATTTTGTCGTTGATGAAGTGAAGGAGAAGGAGCGCTTGCGCCACCCATCTGCACCGTTTACGACGAGTTCTTTACAGCAAGAGGCTGCTCGTAAGCTTAACTTCCGTGCAGCGAAGACGATGTCCGTCGCACAACAGTTGTACGAAGGCGTAGAACTTGGAAAAGAAGGTACCGTCGGTCTTATCACCTATATGCGTACAGATTCCACACGTATTTCGCCAACAGCTCAAGAGGAATCACGTGAGTACATTAACGACAAATACGGAGCAAACTTTGTGCCAGAAACGCCGCGTCAGTATTCAAAGAAAGCAGCTAACGCACAAGATGCGCACGAAGCGATCCGTCCGACATCGATTATGCGTGATCCAGAGCAGATGAAACCATTTTTAAGCCGTGATCAATTCCGTTTGTATAAACTGATTTGGGAACGCTTTGTGGCGAGTCAAATGACGTCTGCTGTGTTAGACACGATGACGATCGATTTGAAAGCAGGCACGGTAACATTCCGAGCAAATGGCTCCAAAGTTCGTTTCCACGGCTTTATGAAAGTGTATGTGGAAGGCAATGACGATGGCGCTGATGAAGGCGACAAGCTACTGCCTCCGCTTGCTATTGGAGATAAACTGAAGCAAGAATCGATTGAGCCGAAGCAGCACTTTACACAGCCGCCACCGCGCTTTACAGAGGCAAGGCTCGTAAAGACGTTGGAGGAGCTAGGCATAGGTCGTCCAAGTACGTACGCACCGACAATCGAAACGATTCAAAAGCGTGGGTACGTGGCCATTGAGGAGAAGAAGTTCGTGCCTACAGAGTTAGGCGAGCTTGTTATTCAACAGATGGAACAATTTTTCCCAGAAATATTAGACGTTGAGTTTACAGCTCATATGGAAGAAGACTTAGACCACGTCGAAGAAGGCCAACAAGAGTGGGCAAAAGTATTGGCTGAATTTTACGAATCTTTCGAGAAGCGTTTGCTCGTTGCGGAAGAAGAGATGAAGGAAGTCGAGATCGAGGATGAAGTATCCGATGAGATATGCGAAAAATGCGGACGGCACTTTGTGTATAAAATGGGCCGTTTCGGAAAGTTTCTTGCATGTTCGGGCTTCCCTGATTGCCGTAACACGAAGCCGATCGTTAAAGATACAGGCGTAGGTTGTCCTAAATGTAATGAAGGAAAGCTTGTCGAACGACGCAGCAAGCGAGGCCGTATTTTTTACGGTTGTGATCGTTACCCAGAATGTGACAACGTGATGTGGGATAAACCTTCCGCGAAGCCGTGTCCAGCTTGTAGTAGTTTAATGGTTGAAAAAAGAAGCAAGCAAGGAACGAAGCTACAGTGTACGCAGTGCGAACATAACGAGGAAGTACAAGAACCAGACGACGAATAA
- the hslV gene encoding ATP-dependent protease subunit HslV, which translates to MEMQFHATTICAVRHNGEGAMAGDGQVTFGNSMVMKQHARKVRRLYRGQVVAGFAGSVADAITLFEKFEGKLEEHHGNLQRAAVELAKDWRQDKVLRKLEALMIVMDKEHMLLVSGNGEIIEPDDDVIAIGSGGSFALSAARAVKRHAPQMTAKEMVEGALHIASEICVFTNDNIVVEQI; encoded by the coding sequence ATGGAAATGCAATTTCATGCGACAACAATTTGTGCTGTTCGTCATAATGGCGAAGGAGCGATGGCCGGTGATGGTCAAGTTACGTTCGGCAATAGTATGGTGATGAAGCAGCATGCACGCAAAGTTCGCCGCTTATATCGTGGACAAGTGGTAGCTGGGTTTGCAGGTTCGGTAGCAGATGCGATAACGTTGTTTGAAAAGTTTGAAGGTAAGCTGGAAGAACATCACGGTAATTTACAGCGTGCAGCTGTGGAATTGGCAAAAGACTGGCGCCAAGATAAGGTGCTGCGCAAGCTTGAGGCGCTCATGATTGTAATGGATAAAGAGCATATGCTGCTCGTATCCGGCAATGGCGAAATTATTGAACCGGATGACGACGTTATCGCAATCGGTTCTGGAGGCTCATTTGCGCTGTCAGCTGCGCGGGCGGTTAAACGTCATGCACCTCAAATGACAGCGAAAGAGATGGTAGAGGGAGCGTTACATATCGCGAGTGAAATTTGTGTATTCACGAACGACAACATCGTAGTGGAGCAAATTTAA
- the flgC gene encoding flagellar basal body rod protein FlgC translates to MKISNSFQISASGLTAQRLRMDVISSNIANAETTRAGFVNGQFVPYQRKTVVMSPTQPSFQQTLQAAMQGESTPRGVKVTQIKSDEAPFKLVFNPTHPDADQNGYVHMPNVDMAKEMVDMISATRSYEANVTALNASKSMIMKALEIGRG, encoded by the coding sequence ATGAAAATTAGTAACAGCTTTCAAATTAGCGCATCAGGCCTGACAGCTCAGCGTTTACGTATGGATGTAATCTCATCAAACATTGCGAATGCCGAAACAACGCGTGCGGGATTTGTAAATGGTCAATTTGTACCATATCAACGCAAAACGGTTGTTATGTCACCGACACAGCCATCCTTTCAACAAACGTTGCAAGCGGCTATGCAAGGTGAATCGACTCCGCGCGGTGTTAAGGTGACTCAAATTAAAAGTGATGAAGCACCATTCAAGCTTGTATTTAACCCGACTCATCCAGATGCAGACCAGAACGGCTACGTACATATGCCAAACGTAGATATGGCAAAAGAGATGGTTGATATGATTTCAGCAACACGTTCATATGAAGCCAATGTAACGGCGTTGAACGCATCCAAGTCGATGATCATGAAGGCACTAGAAATCGGTAGGGGATAA
- the sucD gene encoding succinate--CoA ligase subunit alpha — protein sequence MSILINKETKVITQGITGATGLFHTKGALEYGTQMVGGVTPGKGGTNVDITLDNGEVVALPVFNTVLEAKNATGATASVIYVPPAFAADAIMEAVDADLDLVICITEGIPVLDMVNVKRYMEGKRTRLVGPNCPGVITPDACKIGIMPGYIHAPGHVGVVSRSGTLTYEAVHQLTTRGIGQSTAVGIGGDPVKGSEFIDILAQFNEDPDTYAVIMIGEIGGTAEEEAAEWVQANMKKPVVGFIGGATAPPGKRMGHAGAIISGGKGTAAEKISVLEACGIKVAPTPAEMGSTLVSVLEERGLLEKCTTHARA from the coding sequence ATGAGCATCTTGATTAATAAGGAAACGAAAGTCATTACGCAGGGTATTACGGGCGCTACAGGCTTGTTTCATACAAAGGGCGCACTTGAATATGGCACGCAAATGGTCGGTGGCGTAACACCGGGCAAAGGCGGCACGAATGTTGATATTACGCTCGACAACGGCGAAGTCGTTGCATTGCCTGTATTTAACACTGTGCTTGAAGCAAAAAATGCAACAGGCGCTACTGCTAGCGTTATTTATGTACCACCTGCATTTGCTGCTGATGCTATTATGGAAGCGGTAGACGCTGACTTAGATCTCGTTATTTGTATCACAGAAGGTATTCCTGTTCTGGATATGGTTAACGTGAAGCGTTATATGGAAGGCAAGCGCACGCGTCTTGTCGGCCCGAACTGTCCAGGCGTCATTACACCTGACGCTTGTAAGATCGGTATTATGCCAGGCTATATCCACGCTCCTGGTCATGTGGGCGTTGTTTCCCGCAGTGGTACGCTTACTTATGAAGCGGTACACCAGTTGACTACGCGTGGTATTGGTCAATCTACAGCAGTAGGTATCGGTGGCGACCCTGTAAAAGGTTCCGAGTTCATTGACATTTTGGCTCAATTCAATGAAGATCCAGATACGTATGCGGTCATTATGATCGGTGAGATTGGTGGAACAGCTGAAGAAGAAGCGGCAGAATGGGTTCAAGCGAATATGAAAAAGCCAGTTGTAGGCTTTATCGGTGGCGCAACAGCGCCTCCAGGTAAGCGTATGGGTCATGCTGGTGCGATCATTTCTGGTGGTAAAGGTACAGCAGCTGAGAAGATTTCTGTTCTAGAAGCTTGCGGCATTAAAGTTGCACCGACACCAGCTGAAATGGGTAGCACGCTTGTTAGCGTGTTGGAAGAGCGCGGCTTGTTGGAAAAATGCACAACGCATGCACGTGCATAA